The Maylandia zebra isolate NMK-2024a linkage group LG4, Mzebra_GT3a, whole genome shotgun sequence genome includes a window with the following:
- the snrnp70 gene encoding U1 small nuclear ribonucleoprotein 70 kDa, whose product MTQFLPPNLLALFAPRDPIPFLPQLVKLPHEKHHNQPYSGIAPFIRHFEDPRDAPPPTRAETREERLERKRREKIERRQAVVETELKLWDPHNDPNAQGDAFKTLFVARVNYDTTESKLRREFEVYGPIKRIYIVYNKRTGKPRGFAFIEYEHERDMHSAYKHADGKKIDGRRVLVDVERGRTVKGWRPRRLGGGLGGTRRGGADVNIKHSGRDDASRYDDRPLGGDRDRGDRRERSRERDRDKDRERRRSRSRERRRHTRSQERERDRQIVAAEDNSGSNRRRDRERERGAASGGDSRSRERSRDRKRRSRSRDRKRDRDRAKGPEGGEEIGQGEAAPEVGERMLEEHEGEASEGLEERRDRDRDRRRSHRDRDRRRGDRDRDREHKRERGERDRGDRREERHSSLRDDMGPQDDMVNEDDGGVPPQMEEYSQDGMMAGQQSAPSADGYVSSENGYKMEAAGDEY is encoded by the exons ATGACGCAGTTCCTACCACCCAACCTCCTGGCCCTCTTTGCTCCACGGGACCCAATACCTTTCCTACCTCAGCTGGTGAAGTTACCCCACGAAAAGCACCACAATCAGCCCTACAGTGGGATCGCCCCGTTCATCAGACATTTCGAG GACCCGAGAGATGCCCCGCCTCCGACAAGAGCAGAGACCCGTGAAGAGCGGCTGGAGAGAAAG agACGAGAGAAGATTGAAAGGAGGCAAGCAGTAGTAGAGACAGAGCTGAAGCTTT GGGACCCTCATAATGACCCCAACGCACAGGGCGATGCCTTCAAGACTCTGTTTGTGGCACGAGTG AATTATGACACCACTGAGTCCAAGCTTCGCCGAGAATTTGAAGTGTACGGCCCCATCAAACGG ATTTACATAGTCTACAACAAGAGGACGGGGAAGCCGCGGGGCTTTGCATTCATTGAATATGAGCATGAGAGAGACATGCACT CCGCCTATAAGCATGCTGACGGGAAGAAGATTGATGGCAGAAGGGTCCTGGTGGACGTGGAAAGAGGACGTACTGTCAAAGGGTGGCGTCCTCGCAGGCTAG GTGGTGGACTGGGTGGCACCAGGCGAGGCGGCGCTGATGTCAACATCAAGCACTCTGGTCGAGATGACGCGTCACGCTATGACGACCGTCCTCTTGGGGG TGACCGTGACCGTGGAGACCGGAGGGAACGCAGCCGTGAACGGGACAGGGACAAGGACAGAGAGCGTCGCCGGTCCCGATCTCGCGAACGCCGTCGCCACACCCGTTCCCAGGAGCGAGAAAGGGACCGACAGATCGTAGCAGCAGAGGACAACAGTGGTAGTAACCGGCGTCGAGATCGCGAAAGGGAGCGTGGGGCGGCATCGGGAGGAGACAGCAGGAGCAGGGAGAGGAGTCGAGACCGGAAGAGAAGGAGCAGGAGCAGAGATCGTAAAAGAGACAGGGACAGGGCGAAGGGGCCAGAAGGAGGGGAGGAGATCGGCCAAGGAGAAGCTGCCCCCGAGGTCGGAGAGCGCATGCTGGAGGAGCACGAGGGAGAAGCGAGTGAGGGCTTAGAGGAGCGTAGAGACAGGGACAGGGACAGAAGGCGTAGCCACAGGGACAGGGACAGACGCAGGGGAGATCGGGACAGAGACAGGGAGCACAAACGGGAGCGTGGCGAGAGAGACAGGGGCGATCGGCGAGAGGAACGGCACAGCTCCCTGCGAGATGACATGGGCCCTCAAGACGACATGGTAAACGAGGATGATGGAGGAGTGCCGCCACAGATGGAGGAATACAGCCAGGATGGGATGATGGCGGGCCAGCAGTCTGCGCCGTCAGCTGATGGCTACGTTTCCAGTGAAAATGGCTACAAGATGGAGGCTGCAGGAGACGAGTACTGA